A region from the Janthinobacterium agaricidamnosum genome encodes:
- the ybeY gene encoding rRNA maturation RNase YbeY — MSEKNKLSLSVQYPDARLETLITRPKVRRWVKAALFAPAEFTIRFVDAEEGRSLNRDYREKDYATNVLTFAYNEGEELSDDEPTRADIILCTDVLEKEAAEQKKSVEEHTAHLIVHGVLHAQGYDHMDDEEAAEMEGLETEILAKLGIADPYADPK, encoded by the coding sequence ATGTCCGAAAAAAATAAACTGTCCTTGTCCGTGCAATACCCGGATGCCCGTCTGGAAACCCTGATCACGCGCCCGAAAGTGCGCCGCTGGGTCAAGGCGGCCCTGTTCGCCCCGGCCGAATTCACCATCCGCTTCGTCGACGCGGAAGAAGGCCGCAGCCTGAACCGCGACTACCGCGAAAAGGACTACGCCACCAACGTGCTGACCTTCGCCTACAACGAAGGCGAAGAATTAAGCGACGACGAGCCAACGCGCGCCGACATCATCCTGTGCACGGACGTGCTGGAAAAGGAAGCGGCCGAGCAAAAGAAGAGCGTGGAAGAACACACGGCCCATCTGATCGTGCACGGCGTGCTGCATGCGCAGGGCTACGACCACATGGATGACGAGGAAGCGGCCGAGATGGAAGGGCTGGAGACGGAGATCCTGGCCAAACTCGGCATTGCCGATCCGTACGCGGACCCAAAATAA
- the glyS gene encoding glycine--tRNA ligase subunit beta: MNQTLLIELLTEELPPKALAKLGAAFTAGIVNGLKTRDFLEADSVATSYASPRRLAVSITNVREVSPDKSIREKVLPVSVALDANGNGTPPLAKKLAALGFPDLTVAELERAADGKAESFFYTYTAPGSQLATGAQAALTESAAKLPIPKLMSYQRPDGTTVQFVRPAHSLIALHGINILPLTLLGLTAGRTTLGHRFLTDGEPITIAHAENYAPSLILNASVIASNEERKERIRAQLLDKAGADQVLMPEALLDEVTALVEWPVVYECHFEEEFLAVPQECLILTMQTNQKYFALTDSEGKLRSRFLIVSNIETDTPEHIIGGNERVVRPRLSDAKFFFEQDKKKTLASRLPLLANVVYHNKLGTQAARTERVKSLAGAIAAKLGYDVALAERGALLAKADLLTDMVGEFPELQGIMGTYYARHDGEPEEVALAASEHYQPRFAGDSLPSTATGTAVALADKLETLVGIWAIGLAPTGDKDPFALRRHALGVLRMLLEKRLPLSIQGLLADAAAQFASVPGFKDPVADVTTFMLDRLRGILRERGFSPNEIEAVVAQNPDRLDDIVQRLEAVQAFAALPESASLAAANKRITNILKKNEEAVSQVAAGGVNVALLQDEAEKKLAAAVSRVQPEVDAAFAKGDFTSTLQTLAQLRDDVDGFFNDVMVMAEDVALRNNRLALLSSLHGMMNRVADISKLAA, translated from the coding sequence ATGAACCAAACACTGCTCATCGAACTGCTGACCGAAGAACTGCCGCCGAAAGCGCTGGCCAAACTGGGCGCCGCCTTCACGGCCGGCATCGTCAACGGCCTGAAAACGCGCGACTTCCTGGAAGCCGACAGCGTCGCCACCAGCTACGCCTCGCCGCGCCGCCTGGCCGTCTCCATCACCAACGTGCGCGAAGTCTCGCCCGACAAATCGATCCGCGAAAAAGTCCTGCCCGTCTCCGTAGCGCTGGACGCGAACGGCAACGGCACGCCGCCGCTGGCCAAGAAACTGGCCGCGCTGGGCTTCCCCGATCTGACGGTGGCCGAGCTGGAACGCGCCGCCGACGGCAAGGCGGAAAGCTTCTTCTACACCTACACGGCGCCGGGCAGCCAGCTCGCCACAGGGGCGCAGGCCGCATTGACGGAATCGGCCGCCAAGCTGCCGATTCCAAAACTGATGAGCTATCAGCGTCCGGACGGCACCACCGTGCAGTTCGTGCGCCCGGCCCACAGCCTGATCGCCCTGCACGGCATCAATATCCTGCCATTGACCCTGCTGGGCTTGACGGCCGGCCGCACCACCCTGGGCCACCGCTTCCTCACCGACGGCGAACCGATCACCATCGCGCACGCGGAAAACTATGCGCCCTCGCTGATTCTCAACGCCAGCGTCATCGCCAGCAACGAGGAACGCAAGGAGCGCATCCGCGCCCAGCTGCTGGACAAGGCCGGCGCCGACCAGGTGCTGATGCCCGAAGCGCTGCTCGATGAAGTCACGGCCCTGGTCGAATGGCCGGTCGTGTATGAGTGCCACTTCGAGGAAGAATTCCTGGCCGTGCCGCAGGAATGCCTGATCCTCACGATGCAGACGAACCAGAAATACTTCGCCCTGACGGACAGCGAAGGCAAGCTGCGCTCGCGCTTTTTGATCGTCTCGAACATCGAGACGGACACGCCCGAGCACATCATCGGCGGCAACGAGCGCGTCGTGCGCCCGCGCCTGTCCGACGCCAAGTTCTTCTTCGAGCAGGACAAGAAGAAGACCTTGGCATCGCGTCTGCCGCTGCTGGCCAACGTCGTCTACCACAACAAGCTGGGCACGCAAGCGGCCCGCACAGAGCGCGTCAAGTCGCTGGCCGGCGCCATCGCCGCCAAGCTGGGCTACGACGTGGCGCTGGCCGAACGCGGCGCCCTGCTGGCCAAGGCCGATCTGCTGACCGACATGGTGGGCGAATTCCCCGAACTGCAAGGCATCATGGGCACGTACTACGCGCGCCATGACGGCGAACCGGAAGAAGTGGCGCTGGCCGCCTCCGAACACTACCAGCCGCGCTTTGCCGGCGACAGCCTGCCGTCCACCGCCACCGGCACCGCCGTGGCCCTGGCCGACAAGCTCGAAACCCTGGTCGGCATCTGGGCCATCGGCCTGGCGCCGACAGGCGACAAGGACCCGTTTGCGCTGCGCCGCCACGCCCTGGGCGTGCTGCGCATGCTGCTGGAAAAACGCCTGCCATTGTCGATCCAGGGCTTGCTGGCGGACGCCGCCGCGCAGTTCGCGTCGGTGCCCGGCTTCAAGGACCCCGTCGCGGATGTGACCACCTTCATGCTGGACCGCCTGCGCGGCATCCTGCGCGAGCGCGGTTTCTCGCCGAATGAAATCGAAGCCGTCGTGGCGCAGAATCCCGACCGCCTGGACGACATCGTGCAGCGCCTGGAAGCCGTGCAGGCGTTTGCCGCGCTGCCGGAAAGCGCCTCGCTGGCAGCGGCCAACAAGCGCATCACGAACATCCTGAAAAAGAACGAGGAAGCCGTGAGCCAGGTCGCCGCCGGTGGCGTCAACGTGGCGCTGCTGCAGGACGAGGCGGAGAAAAAACTGGCCGCCGCCGTCTCGCGCGTGCAGCCGGAAGTCGACGCGGCCTTTGCCAAGGGCGACTTCACCAGCACCCTGCAAACCCTGGCGCAGCTGCGCGATGACGTCGATGGCTTCTTCAACGACGTGATGGTGATGGCCGAGGATGTCGCCCTGCGCAACAACCGCCTGGCCTTGCTGTCGTCCTTGCACGGCATGATGAACCGCGTGGCCGACATTTCCAAGCTGGCGGCATAA
- the lnt gene encoding apolipoprotein N-acyltransferase, which yields MRFRRADPNAPAKPPRSTWARMLTAFVAGAVAVLAFAPFGYWPLQILSLGVLFYQVLRAANVKAGALIGWAYGFGWCAAGTHWLYISMHRYGDMAAPIAAIAVALLALLMAIYVALAMGAAAWLRQRWVLSLPAMTLLVLPATWTLFEWTRGWLFTGFPWLATGYAHNASPLGGFAPIVGSYGLGWLAALSAGALLLLVHPLHRTRWSALGGVIALYAAGVGLQYVNWTHPVGRPITVRLLQGNVPQQQKFDPGFVLGALQMYQSAITSTPADLIATPETAVTVLPHQLPPGYLDSLATYAQQTGSTILVGMPVLDEQQRFYNAALGISPNGAGGPYYQYRKHHLVPFGEFVPPGLHWFVAMMAIPLGDMGRGAEVQAPLQVRDQLVLPNICYEDLFGEEIAGQLASAHRHGKQSASVLLNISNLAWFGDSIAIPQHLQISQMRSLETGRPMLRSTNTGATAVIDGKGNVQSLLPPEQQATLATKVQGMGGMTPYILYGNKLVLALAALALLTAFLLSRAARRGRAAQQ from the coding sequence ATGCGTTTCAGACGCGCCGACCCCAACGCCCCCGCCAAACCGCCCCGCAGCACCTGGGCGCGCATGCTGACTGCCTTTGTTGCCGGCGCAGTCGCCGTGCTGGCGTTCGCCCCTTTCGGCTACTGGCCGCTGCAAATCCTCAGCCTGGGCGTGCTGTTCTACCAGGTGCTGCGCGCGGCGAACGTCAAGGCCGGCGCGCTGATCGGCTGGGCCTACGGCTTCGGCTGGTGCGCGGCCGGCACGCACTGGCTGTACATCTCGATGCACCGCTATGGCGACATGGCCGCGCCGATCGCCGCCATCGCCGTGGCCTTGCTGGCACTCTTGATGGCCATCTACGTGGCCCTGGCCATGGGCGCGGCCGCCTGGCTGCGCCAGCGCTGGGTGCTGTCCCTGCCCGCCATGACCTTGCTGGTGCTGCCCGCCACGTGGACCCTGTTCGAATGGACGCGCGGCTGGCTGTTTACGGGTTTTCCGTGGCTGGCCACCGGCTACGCCCACAATGCCAGCCCGCTGGGCGGCTTTGCCCCCATCGTCGGATCGTATGGCCTGGGCTGGCTGGCGGCGCTGTCCGCCGGCGCCCTGCTGCTACTGGTCCACCCCCTGCACCGCACGCGCTGGAGCGCGCTGGGCGGCGTCATCGCCCTGTACGCGGCCGGCGTTGGCTTGCAATACGTGAACTGGACCCACCCGGTCGGGCGCCCCATCACTGTGCGCCTGTTGCAGGGCAATGTGCCGCAGCAGCAGAAATTCGACCCCGGCTTCGTGCTGGGCGCTCTGCAGATGTACCAGAGCGCCATCACCAGCACGCCGGCCGACCTGATCGCCACGCCGGAAACGGCCGTCACCGTGCTGCCGCACCAGCTGCCGCCCGGCTATCTCGATAGCCTGGCGACGTATGCGCAGCAGACGGGCAGCACGATTTTGGTCGGCATGCCCGTGCTCGACGAGCAGCAGCGCTTCTACAATGCGGCCCTGGGGATTTCCCCCAACGGCGCGGGCGGTCCCTACTACCAGTACCGCAAGCACCATCTGGTGCCGTTCGGCGAATTCGTGCCGCCCGGCCTGCACTGGTTCGTCGCCATGATGGCCATCCCGCTGGGCGACATGGGCCGCGGCGCCGAGGTGCAGGCGCCGCTGCAGGTGCGCGACCAGCTGGTGCTGCCGAATATCTGCTACGAAGACTTGTTTGGCGAAGAAATCGCCGGCCAGCTGGCCAGCGCCCACCGCCACGGCAAGCAATCGGCGTCCGTGCTGCTCAATATCTCGAACCTGGCATGGTTTGGCGACTCGATCGCCATCCCCCAGCATCTGCAGATTTCGCAGATGCGCAGCCTGGAAACGGGCCGCCCCATGCTGCGCTCGACGAACACGGGCGCCACCGCCGTCATCGACGGCAAGGGCAACGTGCAAAGCCTGCTGCCGCCGGAACAGCAAGCCACGCTGGCGACCAAGGTGCAGGGCATGGGCGGCATGACGCCATACATTCTGTACGGCAACAAACTGGTGCTGGCCCTGGCCGCGCTGGCCCTGCTGACGGCCTTCCTGCTGTCGCGCGCCGCCCGCCGTGGCCGCGCCGCGCAGCAATAA
- a CDS encoding HlyC/CorC family transporter: MPEHPSGVRTDVKPHRSLFERLTALISPEPENRAELLEVLHDAHERKLIDADALSMIEGVFQVSDLCARDIMIPRSQMDVIDISKPIEEWMPEVLSTAHSRFPAIEGERDKVIGILLAKDLLRYYAEETFDVRDMLRPAIFIPESKRLNVLLRDFRANHNHMAIVVDEYSGVAGLITIEDVLEQIVGDIEDEYDFDEAEDNILSLKEGQFGPRWRVKALTEIEQFNEEVGSHLVDDDVDTIGGLVSKYLGRMAHKGDIFDLGNLRFEVLRADARQVHVLLVERLPNVPELEL; the protein is encoded by the coding sequence ATGCCCGAGCACCCTAGTGGCGTCAGAACTGACGTCAAGCCCCACCGGTCACTGTTTGAACGCCTGACCGCACTCATTTCCCCCGAGCCAGAGAACCGTGCAGAATTGCTCGAAGTTCTACACGATGCGCATGAACGCAAGCTGATCGACGCCGACGCCCTGTCGATGATCGAAGGCGTGTTCCAGGTGTCGGATCTCTGTGCGCGCGACATCATGATTCCCCGTTCGCAAATGGATGTCATCGACATCAGCAAGCCGATCGAGGAATGGATGCCGGAAGTCCTGTCCACCGCCCACTCGCGCTTCCCCGCGATCGAAGGCGAGCGCGACAAGGTCATCGGCATCCTGCTGGCGAAAGACTTGCTGCGTTATTACGCAGAAGAAACTTTCGACGTGCGCGACATGCTGCGCCCCGCCATCTTCATCCCCGAATCGAAACGCCTGAATGTGCTGCTGCGCGATTTCCGCGCCAACCACAATCACATGGCCATCGTCGTCGATGAGTACAGCGGCGTCGCCGGCCTGATCACCATCGAAGACGTGCTGGAACAGATCGTCGGCGATATCGAGGACGAATACGACTTCGACGAAGCGGAGGACAATATCCTCTCGCTCAAGGAAGGCCAGTTCGGCCCCCGCTGGAGGGTCAAGGCGCTGACCGAGATCGAACAGTTCAACGAAGAAGTGGGCAGCCACCTGGTCGACGACGACGTCGACACCATCGGCGGCCTGGTCTCGAAGTACCTGGGCCGCATGGCGCACAAGGGCGACATCTTCGACCTGGGCAATTTGCGTTTCGAGGTCCTGCGCGCCGATGCGCGCCAGGTGCACGTGCTGCTCGTCGAGCGCCTGCCCAACGTGCCGGAACTGGAACTCTGA
- a CDS encoding PhoH family protein, protein MKTKAPIQPHYFIPEPLDNTRLAHLCGPLDENLRQISAALDVTIFRRGEKFIVGGSNAERAVEILEQFYAIANKVVPLEEVQLALVEQRAGLSAASEHHANAPASTFVEPDIASPVLKTRRSDLRGRTPHQIAYLRDILEHDISFGVGPAGTGKTYLAVACAVDALERDAVKRIILTRPAVEAGERLGFLPGDLAQKVDPYLRPLYDALYDLLGFDRTQKLFEKQVIEIAPLAYMRGRTLNHAFVILDEAQNTTVEQMKMFLTRIGFGSKAVVTGDVTQVDLHKSQTSGLIDAVHVLKDVRGIGFTQFNSTDVVRHPLVARIVDAYETAQAANADAAHLPSLLKPAAAKNVRKK, encoded by the coding sequence TTGAAAACCAAAGCCCCGATACAGCCGCATTACTTCATCCCCGAGCCGCTCGACAACACGCGCCTGGCGCATCTGTGCGGACCGCTCGATGAAAACTTGCGCCAGATTTCCGCCGCCCTCGACGTGACGATTTTCCGCCGCGGCGAGAAATTCATCGTCGGCGGCAGCAACGCCGAGCGCGCCGTGGAAATCCTCGAACAGTTCTACGCCATCGCCAACAAGGTCGTGCCGCTGGAAGAAGTCCAGCTGGCCCTGGTGGAACAGCGCGCGGGCCTGTCCGCCGCCTCGGAACACCACGCCAACGCGCCCGCCAGCACTTTTGTGGAACCGGACATCGCCAGCCCCGTGCTGAAAACGCGGCGCTCCGACCTGCGCGGACGCACGCCGCACCAGATCGCCTACCTGCGCGACATCCTCGAACACGACATCAGCTTCGGCGTGGGTCCAGCCGGCACGGGCAAGACCTACCTGGCCGTCGCCTGCGCCGTCGACGCGCTCGAGCGCGACGCCGTCAAGCGCATCATCTTGACGCGCCCCGCCGTCGAAGCGGGCGAGCGCCTGGGCTTTTTGCCGGGCGACCTGGCGCAAAAGGTCGACCCCTACCTGCGCCCCCTGTACGACGCGCTGTACGATTTGCTGGGCTTTGACCGCACGCAGAAGCTGTTTGAAAAACAGGTGATCGAGATCGCCCCGCTGGCCTACATGCGCGGGCGCACCCTGAACCACGCGTTTGTCATCCTCGACGAGGCGCAAAACACCACCGTCGAACAGATGAAGATGTTTTTGACGCGCATCGGCTTCGGCAGCAAGGCCGTGGTGACGGGCGACGTGACGCAAGTCGACCTACACAAGAGCCAGACAAGCGGCCTGATCGACGCCGTGCACGTATTGAAAGACGTGCGCGGCATCGGCTTCACGCAATTTAACAGCACCGACGTGGTACGCCATCCGCTCGTCGCGCGCATCGTCGACGCTTATGAAACGGCGCAGGCGGCCAATGCCGACGCCGCCCACCTGCCCTCCTTATTGAAACCAGCCGCCGCCAAAAATGTCCGAAAAAAATAA
- a CDS encoding HDOD domain-containing protein, translated as MSTQLTLDDIVAHLDDLPSLPAVVMELLNSIDQEDVDISVLAKKVSYDQALTAKTLRLANSSHYGLQVKATTIQQAITYLGFQTTRSLITSAAITGCFPEGRCPGFDDKAFWRHSVATAACAKVLARQIRFNQDYAFTAGLLHNIGRLVLVSSFPAHYAQVIAHQAAHDCSLLEAEQAVLGVDHVQAAVALAEHWNFSDTMRLALGNYLQPEAPGAGFLASLIHVAHAIVCALDLAQAGDDMVPRVSPVAWDALGLGEDTYLQLFRETELRYDEITSALLS; from the coding sequence ATGAGCACCCAGCTGACGCTCGACGATATCGTCGCCCACCTCGATGACCTGCCTTCGCTGCCCGCCGTCGTCATGGAACTGCTCAACAGCATAGACCAGGAGGACGTCGATATTTCCGTGCTGGCCAAAAAAGTGTCGTATGACCAGGCGCTGACGGCAAAAACCCTGCGCCTGGCCAACTCATCGCACTATGGCCTGCAAGTGAAGGCCACCACCATCCAGCAGGCGATCACTTACCTGGGCTTCCAGACCACGCGCAGCCTGATCACCTCGGCCGCCATCACGGGCTGCTTCCCGGAAGGCCGCTGCCCCGGTTTCGACGACAAGGCCTTCTGGCGCCATTCGGTAGCGACGGCCGCCTGCGCCAAGGTGCTGGCGCGGCAGATCCGTTTCAACCAGGATTACGCATTCACGGCCGGCTTGCTGCACAACATCGGACGGCTGGTGCTGGTCAGCAGCTTTCCCGCGCACTACGCGCAAGTCATCGCACACCAGGCCGCGCACGATTGCAGCCTGCTCGAAGCGGAGCAGGCCGTGCTGGGCGTGGACCACGTGCAGGCGGCCGTGGCTCTGGCCGAACACTGGAATTTTTCCGACACCATGCGCCTGGCGCTGGGCAACTACCTGCAGCCGGAAGCGCCGGGGGCAGGCTTTCTCGCGTCGCTGATCCACGTGGCCCATGCGATTGTCTGCGCGCTCGACCTGGCGCAGGCAGGCGACGACATGGTGCCGCGCGTCTCGCCGGTGGCCTGGGATGCGCTGGGCCTGGGCGAAGACACGTATCTGCAGCTGTTCCGCGAAACGGAACTGCGCTACGACGAAATCACCTCGGCACTGCTGAGCTAA
- the glyQ gene encoding glycine--tRNA ligase subunit alpha produces the protein MLTFQQIILTLQTYWDKQGCALLQPYDMEVGAGTFHTGTFLRAIGPEPWRAAYVQPSRRPKDGRYGENPNRMQHYYQYQVVLKPAPENILDLYLGSLAALGLDLKQNDVRFVEDDWESPTLGAWGLGWEVWLNGMEVTQFTYFQQVGGLDCKPVLGEITYGIERLAMYLQGVENVYDLVWTEWEENGITKKLTYGDVFHQNEVEQSTYNFEHANTDLLFEQFGNYEAEAKRLIELQLTLPAYEKIMKASHSFNMLDARGAISVTERAAYIGRVRTLSRLVAQAYYDSRERLGFPMLPAADQAAA, from the coding sequence ATGCTCACATTTCAACAAATTATCCTGACCTTGCAAACCTATTGGGACAAGCAAGGTTGCGCCCTGCTCCAGCCATACGACATGGAAGTCGGCGCCGGCACCTTCCACACCGGCACCTTCCTGCGCGCGATCGGCCCGGAACCGTGGCGCGCCGCGTATGTGCAGCCGTCGCGCCGCCCGAAAGATGGCCGCTATGGCGAAAACCCGAACCGCATGCAGCACTACTACCAGTACCAGGTGGTGTTGAAGCCGGCGCCGGAAAACATCCTCGACCTGTATCTGGGTTCGCTGGCCGCGCTGGGCCTGGACTTGAAGCAGAATGACGTGCGCTTCGTCGAAGACGACTGGGAAAGCCCGACCCTGGGCGCCTGGGGCCTGGGCTGGGAAGTCTGGCTGAACGGCATGGAAGTGACCCAATTTACCTACTTCCAGCAAGTGGGCGGCCTCGATTGCAAGCCCGTGCTGGGCGAGATCACCTACGGCATCGAACGCCTGGCCATGTATCTGCAGGGCGTGGAAAACGTGTATGACCTGGTGTGGACAGAGTGGGAAGAAAACGGTATTACGAAAAAACTGACCTACGGCGACGTCTTCCACCAGAACGAGGTGGAGCAATCGACCTACAACTTCGAGCACGCGAACACGGACCTGCTGTTCGAACAGTTCGGCAACTACGAAGCGGAAGCGAAGCGCCTAATCGAACTGCAACTGACCCTGCCCGCCTACGAGAAGATCATGAAGGCCTCGCACAGCTTCAATATGCTCGACGCGCGCGGCGCCATCTCGGTGACGGAACGCGCCGCCTACATCGGCCGCGTGCGCACCCTGTCGCGCCTGGTGGCGCAAGCGTACTACGACTCGCGCGAGCGCCTCGGTTTCCCGATGCTGCCCGCCGCAGACCAAGCCGCCGCCTAA
- the gmhB gene encoding D-glycero-beta-D-manno-heptose 1,7-bisphosphate 7-phosphatase, with amino-acid sequence MGTPALKLIILDRDGVINHDSPDFIKSPAEWLPIPGSLEAIARLNQAGYRVVVASNQSGIAREYFDMTVLNAIHQKMHTLAQQVGADIDAIFFCPHAGADNCDCRKPKPGMFHEISQRYNTSLRGVPTVGDSLRDLQAGFISGCVPYLVLTGKGEKTNETGGLPPGTQVFPDLAAVVNHLLKAPATPAPTVAFSI; translated from the coding sequence ATGGGCACTCCGGCGCTGAAACTGATTATTCTCGACCGCGACGGCGTCATTAATCATGACTCGCCGGACTTCATCAAGTCGCCGGCCGAATGGCTGCCCATCCCCGGTTCGCTCGAAGCGATAGCCCGCCTGAACCAGGCCGGCTATCGCGTCGTAGTCGCCTCGAACCAGTCCGGCATCGCGCGCGAATACTTCGACATGACGGTGCTCAACGCGATCCACCAGAAGATGCACACCCTGGCGCAGCAGGTGGGCGCCGATATCGACGCCATCTTCTTTTGCCCGCATGCGGGCGCGGACAATTGCGACTGCCGCAAGCCGAAACCGGGCATGTTCCATGAAATCTCGCAGCGTTACAACACCAGCCTGCGAGGCGTGCCCACCGTTGGCGATTCGCTGCGCGACCTGCAGGCCGGCTTCATCAGCGGCTGCGTGCCCTACCTGGTCTTGACGGGCAAGGGCGAAAAAACCAACGAGACGGGTGGCCTGCCGCCCGGCACTCAGGTCTTCCCCGACCTGGCCGCCGTCGTGAACCACCTGCTCAAGGCGCCCGCCACACCGGCGCCCACCGTGGCATTCAGTATCTAA
- the miaB gene encoding tRNA (N6-isopentenyl adenosine(37)-C2)-methylthiotransferase MiaB, with protein sequence MQKKVFIKTFGCQMNEYDSDKMADVLGASDGLVRTDTPEDADVILLNTCSVREKAQEKVFSDLGRLRELKLAKPHLLIGVGGCVASQEGDAIVKRAPYVDMVFGPQTLHRLPQMIELRRASGDAQVDISFPEIEKFDHMPPAKVEGASAFVSIMEGCSKYCSYCVVPYTRGEEVSRRFEDVLTEVAGLAAQGVKEITLLGQNVNAYRGAMEGGEIADFALLLEYVADIPGIERMRFVTSHPKEFTQRLIDAYAKIPQLVDHLYLPAQHGSDKILGAMKRGYTGLEYKSIIRRIRAVRPNMAISSDFIVGFPGETQADFDAMMKLIADVGFDNSYSFIFSKRPGTPAASLEDDTPHEIKLARLQQLQAAIDANTRKYSLAMVGTVQTIVVEGRSKKDTDDSELQGRTENNRVVNFDAGPDGLQLIGQLVDVRITESHSYTLRGELVASAPALKRAS encoded by the coding sequence ATGCAGAAAAAAGTATTCATTAAAACCTTCGGCTGCCAGATGAACGAATATGACTCGGACAAGATGGCCGACGTGCTGGGCGCCTCCGATGGCCTGGTGCGCACCGACACGCCGGAAGACGCCGACGTCATCCTGCTCAACACCTGCTCCGTGCGCGAAAAGGCGCAGGAAAAAGTGTTTTCCGACCTGGGCCGTCTGCGCGAGCTGAAACTGGCCAAGCCGCACCTCCTGATCGGCGTGGGCGGCTGCGTGGCCTCGCAGGAAGGCGACGCCATCGTCAAGCGCGCGCCGTATGTCGACATGGTGTTCGGCCCGCAAACCCTGCACCGCCTGCCGCAGATGATCGAACTGCGCCGCGCCAGCGGCGATGCGCAAGTGGACATCAGCTTCCCGGAAATCGAAAAGTTCGACCACATGCCGCCGGCCAAGGTGGAAGGCGCTTCGGCGTTCGTCTCCATCATGGAAGGCTGCAGCAAATATTGCAGCTACTGCGTCGTGCCCTACACGCGCGGCGAGGAAGTGTCGCGCCGCTTCGAGGACGTGCTGACGGAGGTGGCGGGCCTGGCCGCCCAGGGCGTCAAGGAAATCACCCTGCTGGGGCAAAACGTGAATGCCTACCGGGGCGCGATGGAAGGCGGCGAGATCGCCGACTTCGCCCTGCTGCTCGAATACGTGGCCGACATTCCCGGCATCGAACGCATGCGCTTCGTCACCAGCCACCCGAAGGAATTCACGCAGCGCCTGATCGACGCCTACGCGAAGATCCCGCAGCTGGTCGACCATCTGTACCTGCCGGCGCAGCACGGTTCCGACAAGATCCTCGGCGCCATGAAGCGCGGCTACACGGGCCTCGAATACAAGTCCATCATCCGCCGCATCCGCGCCGTGCGCCCGAACATGGCCATTTCGTCCGACTTCATCGTGGGCTTTCCTGGCGAGACGCAGGCCGACTTCGACGCCATGATGAAGCTGATCGCGGACGTGGGCTTCGACAACAGCTACAGCTTCATCTTCAGCAAGCGCCCCGGCACGCCGGCCGCCAGCCTGGAAGATGACACGCCGCACGAGATCAAGCTGGCCCGGCTGCAGCAGCTGCAGGCGGCCATCGACGCCAATACGCGCAAATACAGCCTGGCCATGGTGGGCACGGTGCAAACCATCGTCGTCGAAGGCCGCTCCAAAAAGGATACAGACGATAGCGAGCTGCAAGGCCGCACCGAGAACAACCGCGTGGTCAATTTCGACGCCGGCCCGGACGGTTTGCAATTGATCGGCCAGCTGGTCGACGTGCGCATCACCGAAAGCCATTCCTACACCCTGCGCGGCGAACTTGTCGCCAGCGCCCCCGCATTGAAAAGAGCCAGTTGA
- a CDS encoding DUF4259 domain-containing protein encodes MGTWATDAFGNDYAMDWAQDLHEYKTLELVETTLDNVIDSQEAELEAPFAAEALAALEVIARLLGKPGEDDPATAEVDEWVAACKKKVTPPLLEKARLAFDKITAEASELRQLWQDSEHFADWQADVAHLRARVLGPEAA; translated from the coding sequence ATGGGCACTTGGGCCACTGACGCCTTCGGCAACGACTACGCCATGGATTGGGCGCAGGATTTGCACGAATATAAAACCCTGGAACTGGTCGAGACAACGCTCGACAACGTCATCGACAGCCAGGAAGCGGAACTGGAAGCGCCGTTCGCCGCCGAGGCGCTGGCCGCGCTGGAAGTGATCGCGCGCCTGCTGGGCAAGCCGGGCGAGGACGACCCGGCCACGGCCGAGGTTGACGAATGGGTGGCCGCCTGCAAGAAGAAAGTCACGCCGCCGCTGCTGGAAAAGGCGCGCCTGGCCTTCGACAAGATCACGGCCGAAGCGTCGGAACTGCGCCAGCTGTGGCAGGACAGCGAGCATTTCGCCGACTGGCAGGCCGACGTGGCGCACTTGCGCGCGCGCGTGCTGGGCCCGGAAGCGGCGTAA